The Gallus gallus isolate bGalGal1 chromosome 3, bGalGal1.mat.broiler.GRCg7b, whole genome shotgun sequence genome window below encodes:
- the LOC776992 gene encoding uridine-cytidine kinase-like 1 isoform X1: MAALEAGERCGQWGAAGPERGPGPGPGSLGSLLSRLPLAPPRRRTASQGQGPPEPPLLRTSKRTIYTAGRPPWYSETGAPVGEAFVIGLCGGSASGKTTVATRIIEALDVPWVVLLSMDSFYKVLDEGQQALAARSDYNFDHPDAFDFELLVSVLRKLKKGKSVKVPVYDFTTHSRRREWKTVYGANVIVFEGILAFANKELLKLLDMKVFVDTDSDIRLVRRLQRDIMERGRDIVGVIKQYHKFVKPAFEQYIEPSVQVADIVVPRGGENSVALDLIVQHVHSQLEKREITVRAALASAHQGQPLPATLSVLENTPQVRGMHTIIRNKDTTRDEFIFYSKRLMRLLIEHALSFLPLKSVTVETPQGTTYEGKRFHRQRITGVSILRAGETMEQALTAVCKDIRLGKILIQTNHDTGEPELHYLRLPKEISEDYVILMDSTVSTGAAAMMAVRVLLDHDVPEERIFLLSLLMAEMGVHSVAYAFPRVRIITTAVDKRINEEFHIIPGIGNFGDRYFGTDAPPACTDSEAMDC, from the exons ATGGCGGCGTTGGAGGCGGGGGAGCGGTGCGGGCAgtggggcgcggcggggcccgAGCGCGGTCCCGGTCCCGGTCCCGGCTCCCTGGGCTCGCTGCTCAGCCGCCTCCCGCtggccccgccgcgccgccgcaccGCCAGCCAAGGCCAGGGCCCGCCCGAGCCGCCGCTGCTGCGCACCAGCAAGCGGACCATCTACACGGCCGGGCGGCCGCCCTGGTACAGCGAGACCGGGGCGCCCGTGGGAGAGGCCTTCGTCATCg GGCTGTGCGGCGGCAGCGCGTCGGGGAAGACGACGGTGGCCACGCGGATCATCGAGGCGCTGGACGTGCCCTGGGTCGTGCTGCTGTCCATGGATTCGTTCTACAAG GTGCTGGACGAGGGGCAGCAGGCGTTGGCGGCCCGCAGCGATTACAACTTCGACCACCCGGACGCCTTCGACTTCGAGCTGCTCGTCAGCGTCCTCCGCAAGCTGAAGAAGGGCAAGAGCGTGAAAGTGCCCGTGTACGACTTCACCACGCACAGCCGGCGCCGAGAGTGG AAAACGGTCTACGGGGCCAACGTGATCGTGTTTGAGGGCATCCTGGCCTTCGCCAACAAGGAGCTGCTGAAG CTCCTGGACATGAAGGTGTTTGTGGACACGGACTCGGACATCCGGTTGGTGCGGAGGCTGCAGAGGGACATCATGGAGCGCGGGCGCGACATCGTGGGCGTCATCAAGCAGTACCACAAGTTTGTGAAGCCGGCCTTCGAGCAGTACATCGAGCCCAGCGTGCAGGTGGCGGACATCGTGGTGCCCCGGG GCGGGGAGAACTCGGTGGCGTTGGACCTCATCGTGCAGCACGTGCACAGCCAGCTGGAGAAG CGAGAAATCACTGTCAG ggcagctctggccTCAGCCCACCAGGGGCAACCACTGCCGGCGACGCTGAGCGTGCTGGAGAACACACCGCAGGTGCGGGGCATGCACACCATCATCAG GAACAAGGACACCACGAGGGACGAGTTCATCTTCTACTCCAAGCGCCTGATGCGGCTGCTGATTGAGCACGcactctccttcctcccactgAAG TCAGTCACAGTGGAGACGCCGCAGGGGACAACCTATGAGGGGAAGCGGTTCCATAGGCAGCGG ATCACCGGCGTGTCCATCCTGAGAGCCGGGGAGACCATGGAGCAAGCACTGACCGCCGTCTGCAAGGACATCCGCCTGGGCAAGATCCTGATCCAGACCAACCACGACACGGGGGAGCCCGAG CTGCACTACCTGCGCCTGCCCAAGGAGATCAGCGAGGACTACGTCATCCTCATGGACAGCACCGTGTCCACCGGCGCCGCTGCCATGATGGCCGTGCGTGTGCTGCTG GACCACGACGTGCCGGAGGAGCGCATCTTCCTGCTGTCTCTGCTGATGGCCGAGATGGGGGTGCACTCGGTGGCTTACGCCTTCCCCCGCGTCCGCATCATCACCACGGCCGTGGACAAGAGGATCAACGAGGAGTTCCACATCATCCCCGGCATCG GGAACTTTGGGGACAGGTACTTTGGCACCGATGCGCCGCCCGCCTGCACCGACAGCGAAGCCATGGACTGCTGA
- the LOC776992 gene encoding uridine-cytidine kinase-like 1 isoform X2, translating into MAALEAGERCGQWGAAGPERGPGPGPGSLGSLLSRLPLAPPRRRTASQGQGPPEPPLLRTSKRTIYTAGRPPWAVRRQRVGEDDGGHADHRGAGRALGRAAVHGFVLQGAGRGAAGVGGPQRLQLRPPGRLRLRAARQRPPQAEEGQERESARVRLHHAQPAPRVGGCARGTLTFGKTVYGANVIVFEGILAFANKELLKLLDMKVFVDTDSDIRLVRRLQRDIMERGRDIVGVIKQYHKFVKPAFEQYIEPSVQVADIVVPRGGENSVALDLIVQHVHSQLEKREITVRAALASAHQGQPLPATLSVLENTPQVRGMHTIIRNKDTTRDEFIFYSKRLMRLLIEHALSFLPLKSVTVETPQGTTYEGKRFHRQRITGVSILRAGETMEQALTAVCKDIRLGKILIQTNHDTGEPELHYLRLPKEISEDYVILMDSTVSTGAAAMMAVRVLLDHDVPEERIFLLSLLMAEMGVHSVAYAFPRVRIITTAVDKRINEEFHIIPGIGNFGDRYFGTDAPPACTDSEAMDC; encoded by the exons ATGGCGGCGTTGGAGGCGGGGGAGCGGTGCGGGCAgtggggcgcggcggggcccgAGCGCGGTCCCGGTCCCGGTCCCGGCTCCCTGGGCTCGCTGCTCAGCCGCCTCCCGCtggccccgccgcgccgccgcaccGCCAGCCAAGGCCAGGGCCCGCCCGAGCCGCCGCTGCTGCGCACCAGCAAGCGGACCATCTACACGGCCGGGCGGCCGCCCTG GGCTGTGCGGCGGCAGCGCGTCGGGGAAGACGACGGTGGCCACGCGGATCATCGAGGCGCTGGACGTGCCCTGGGTCGTGCTGCTGTCCATGGATTCGTTCTACAAG GTGCTGGACGAGGGGCAGCAGGCGTTGGCGGCCCGCAGCGATTACAACTTCGACCACCCGGACGCCTTCGACTTCGAGCTGCTCGTCAGCGTCCTCCGCAAGCTGAAGAAGGGCAAGAGCGTGAAAGTGCCCGTGTACGACTTCACCACGCACAGCCGGCGCCGAGAGTGGGTGGGTGCGCGCGGGGCACCCTCACCTTCGGG AAAACGGTCTACGGGGCCAACGTGATCGTGTTTGAGGGCATCCTGGCCTTCGCCAACAAGGAGCTGCTGAAG CTCCTGGACATGAAGGTGTTTGTGGACACGGACTCGGACATCCGGTTGGTGCGGAGGCTGCAGAGGGACATCATGGAGCGCGGGCGCGACATCGTGGGCGTCATCAAGCAGTACCACAAGTTTGTGAAGCCGGCCTTCGAGCAGTACATCGAGCCCAGCGTGCAGGTGGCGGACATCGTGGTGCCCCGGG GCGGGGAGAACTCGGTGGCGTTGGACCTCATCGTGCAGCACGTGCACAGCCAGCTGGAGAAG CGAGAAATCACTGTCAG ggcagctctggccTCAGCCCACCAGGGGCAACCACTGCCGGCGACGCTGAGCGTGCTGGAGAACACACCGCAGGTGCGGGGCATGCACACCATCATCAG GAACAAGGACACCACGAGGGACGAGTTCATCTTCTACTCCAAGCGCCTGATGCGGCTGCTGATTGAGCACGcactctccttcctcccactgAAG TCAGTCACAGTGGAGACGCCGCAGGGGACAACCTATGAGGGGAAGCGGTTCCATAGGCAGCGG ATCACCGGCGTGTCCATCCTGAGAGCCGGGGAGACCATGGAGCAAGCACTGACCGCCGTCTGCAAGGACATCCGCCTGGGCAAGATCCTGATCCAGACCAACCACGACACGGGGGAGCCCGAG CTGCACTACCTGCGCCTGCCCAAGGAGATCAGCGAGGACTACGTCATCCTCATGGACAGCACCGTGTCCACCGGCGCCGCTGCCATGATGGCCGTGCGTGTGCTGCTG GACCACGACGTGCCGGAGGAGCGCATCTTCCTGCTGTCTCTGCTGATGGCCGAGATGGGGGTGCACTCGGTGGCTTACGCCTTCCCCCGCGTCCGCATCATCACCACGGCCGTGGACAAGAGGATCAACGAGGAGTTCCACATCATCCCCGGCATCG GGAACTTTGGGGACAGGTACTTTGGCACCGATGCGCCGCCCGCCTGCACCGACAGCGAAGCCATGGACTGCTGA
- the LOC776992 gene encoding uridine-cytidine kinase-like 1 isoform X3 — MDSFYKVLDEGQQALAARSDYNFDHPDAFDFELLVSVLRKLKKGKSVKVPVYDFTTHSRRREWKTVYGANVIVFEGILAFANKELLKLLDMKVFVDTDSDIRLVRRLQRDIMERGRDIVGVIKQYHKFVKPAFEQYIEPSVQVADIVVPRGGENSVALDLIVQHVHSQLEKREITVRAALASAHQGQPLPATLSVLENTPQVRGMHTIIRNKDTTRDEFIFYSKRLMRLLIEHALSFLPLKSVTVETPQGTTYEGKRFHRQRITGVSILRAGETMEQALTAVCKDIRLGKILIQTNHDTGEPELHYLRLPKEISEDYVILMDSTVSTGAAAMMAVRVLLDHDVPEERIFLLSLLMAEMGVHSVAYAFPRVRIITTAVDKRINEEFHIIPGIGNFGDRYFGTDAPPACTDSEAMDC, encoded by the exons ATGGATTCGTTCTACAAG GTGCTGGACGAGGGGCAGCAGGCGTTGGCGGCCCGCAGCGATTACAACTTCGACCACCCGGACGCCTTCGACTTCGAGCTGCTCGTCAGCGTCCTCCGCAAGCTGAAGAAGGGCAAGAGCGTGAAAGTGCCCGTGTACGACTTCACCACGCACAGCCGGCGCCGAGAGTGG AAAACGGTCTACGGGGCCAACGTGATCGTGTTTGAGGGCATCCTGGCCTTCGCCAACAAGGAGCTGCTGAAG CTCCTGGACATGAAGGTGTTTGTGGACACGGACTCGGACATCCGGTTGGTGCGGAGGCTGCAGAGGGACATCATGGAGCGCGGGCGCGACATCGTGGGCGTCATCAAGCAGTACCACAAGTTTGTGAAGCCGGCCTTCGAGCAGTACATCGAGCCCAGCGTGCAGGTGGCGGACATCGTGGTGCCCCGGG GCGGGGAGAACTCGGTGGCGTTGGACCTCATCGTGCAGCACGTGCACAGCCAGCTGGAGAAG CGAGAAATCACTGTCAG ggcagctctggccTCAGCCCACCAGGGGCAACCACTGCCGGCGACGCTGAGCGTGCTGGAGAACACACCGCAGGTGCGGGGCATGCACACCATCATCAG GAACAAGGACACCACGAGGGACGAGTTCATCTTCTACTCCAAGCGCCTGATGCGGCTGCTGATTGAGCACGcactctccttcctcccactgAAG TCAGTCACAGTGGAGACGCCGCAGGGGACAACCTATGAGGGGAAGCGGTTCCATAGGCAGCGG ATCACCGGCGTGTCCATCCTGAGAGCCGGGGAGACCATGGAGCAAGCACTGACCGCCGTCTGCAAGGACATCCGCCTGGGCAAGATCCTGATCCAGACCAACCACGACACGGGGGAGCCCGAG CTGCACTACCTGCGCCTGCCCAAGGAGATCAGCGAGGACTACGTCATCCTCATGGACAGCACCGTGTCCACCGGCGCCGCTGCCATGATGGCCGTGCGTGTGCTGCTG GACCACGACGTGCCGGAGGAGCGCATCTTCCTGCTGTCTCTGCTGATGGCCGAGATGGGGGTGCACTCGGTGGCTTACGCCTTCCCCCGCGTCCGCATCATCACCACGGCCGTGGACAAGAGGATCAACGAGGAGTTCCACATCATCCCCGGCATCG GGAACTTTGGGGACAGGTACTTTGGCACCGATGCGCCGCCCGCCTGCACCGACAGCGAAGCCATGGACTGCTGA
- the SLC30A3 gene encoding zinc transporter 3, whose product MERPSASGTESARLLGARGHSLFPGPRDAPALLPPRKDTQEPGGGPLCPCGPAPPPGPIPERLQARRQLSIACSVCCVFMVGEVIGGYLAHSLAIMTDAAHLLTDVGSMAVSLFSLWVSTRPPTTTMTFGWHRSETLGALASVLSIWVVTAVLLYLAAARILSADYEIEARTMLATSACAVGANLVMAYVLHQGHGHGVGGYEQLEGGCLPGRAPLPGSTSVRAAFVHVVGDLLQSVGVLLAATIIYFKPQCKIADPISTLFFSVFVLGSTVTILRDVFRVLMEGAPRGMAVSAVTEELLAVSGVRAIHDLHVWALTPSHPLVSVHVAVDATADPETVLRDATGRLQQKFGFAACTVQVERYVEAAGGCPHGHNPLA is encoded by the exons ATGGAGCGCCCGTCCGCGTCCGGCACCGAGAGCgccaggctgctgggagcgCGGGGACACAG TCTGTTCCCAGGCCCCCGGGacgccccagccctgctgccccccagGAAGGACACGCAGGAGCCGGGGGGGGGCCCGCTGTGCCCCTGCGGCCCGGctcccccccccggccccatccCAGAGAGGCTCCAAGCACGGAGGCAGCTGAGCATCGCCTGCAGCGTCTGCTGTGTCTTCATGGTTGGGGAGGTGATAG GCGGGTACCTGGCGCATAGCCTGGCCATCATGACGGACGCAGCCCACCTGCTGACAGACGTGGGCAGCATGGCCGTCAGCCTCTTCTCGCTCTGGGTGTCCACCCGcccacccaccaccaccatgacCTTCGGCTGGCACCGCTcag AGACGTTGGGAGCGCTGGCCTCCGTGCTGTCCATCTGGGTGGTGACCGCAGTGCTGCTCTACCTGGCGGCCGCCCGCATCCTCAGCGCCGATTACGAGATCGAGGCGCGCACCATGCTGGCCACCTCCGCCTGCGCCGTGGGTGCCAACCTGGT CATGGCCTACGTCCTGCACCAGGGCCACGGGCACGGCGTGGGGGGCTATGAGCAGCTGGAGGGGGGCTGCCTGCCCGGCCGTGCCCCCCTGCCCGGCAGCACCAGCGTCCGCGCCGCCTTCGTGCACGTGGTGGGGGACCTGCTGCAGAGCGTGGGCGTCCTGCTGGCGGCCACCATCATCTACTTCaag CCCCAGTGCAAGATCGCAGACCCCATCAGCACCCTCTTCTTCTCCGTCTTCGTCCTGGGCTCCACCGTCACCATCCTCAGGGACGTCTTCAGGGTTCTCATGGAAG GAGCCCCGCGGGGAATGGCAGTGAGCGCAGTGAcggaggagctgctggcagtcAGTGGGGTGAGGGCCATCCACGACCTACACGTGTGGGCGTTGACGCCGAGCCACCCCCTGGTGTCGGTGCACGTGGCTGTGG ATGCCACCGCCGACCCCGAGACGGTGCTGCGGGACGCCACGGGGCGGCTGCAGCAGAAGTTTGGCTTCGCTGCGTGCACAGTGCAGGTGGAGCGGTACGTGGAGGCGGCAGGGGGCTGCCCACACGGCCACAACCCTCTGGCATGA
- the GTF3C2 gene encoding general transcription factor 3C polypeptide 2, which yields MTSSPRAARRHVAGSGPGVERGRGRRRRGGGHAGGSGLSGPGAPPGLPRMASSAAGARGPRCRERSRRGRGRGAPRELSSPAAPGEVAVKPRQRPVRSPKAPSGPQGPRPEEADGRGEASRSPEAEVLLRLSRGLQGPGGLRDGRDGPDTPPGGRPRRRAAKVALLYLQELAEELTSVCQPPAPTEGPQEPQRVQRKRRRKKEEEDANSDDPTQDADFVPSKDVLLQAEEEEESDAALSEESELEPLRGHSVRTSSGGRSKPLCRGVAPNGFHNSIMAPVEKCSSLTYSLREQVHSQWEFPDWIPLAHNWMHLSESEAAPYLPVEEKSPLFCVQREGLEDGGALYRLNRFSSLQPHEERRDAAFFVGGPIWAMEWCPTPEGAAAAQYVALYCHRTMEETHSVVGLHRGPALLQLWGLGTLQEGSADRAGLAYAIAADHGCVWDMKFCPSGAWEPPGGSSKHPRMSRLGLLAAAFSDGSVVLYALPHPGALQSCTRTQVKDGSPPKHVICKVRHTTALHVGSIQAGSAAECGQCFSLSWMPSRPHQHLAAGFYDGTVAVWNLLTASPLQRVSHPDGSLQLYPFQCFLAHDHAVRSIEWCKANSNFLVTVGNDRKIKFWDLRRLYEPINSIKRFLSTEVAWLLPYNGVTVAQDNCYASYGLCGIHYIDAGYLGYKAYFVAPRKGTVWSISGSDWLNTVAAGDITGELVAAVLPDLAVNPLNVKRSSDRRFPVYKADLLPCSPAVPGSGEPVLPRTRHYSEMVATAYVRFRDTDLRSFKNFPSREPMRRMHKQEGKAELSLDRLQLEALHKVRFSPNLEACGWLVSGGQAGIVRLHCLAGLAAAVDPQLLPQSRARYSSHPGPPVSPPSE from the exons GCCGCCATGTTGCGGGCTCCGGGCCCGGCGTTGAGCGCGGCCGTGGCCGACGGCGGAGGGGCGGGGGCCATGCGGGCGGCTCCGGCCTGAGCGGCCCGGGAGCGCCTCCGGGACTCCCCCGTATGGCGTCCAGCGCCGCCGGGGCGCGCGGGCCGCGCTGCCGCGAGCGGAGCCGCCGGGGCCGCGGTCGCGGCGCTCCCCGGGAGCTGTCATCGCCCGCGGCTCCGGGGGAGGTGGCAGTGAAGCCCCGGCAAAGGCCCGTCCGCAGCCCGAAGGCGCCGAGCGGCCCTCAGGGCCCGCGCCCGGAGGAGGCGGACGGGCGTGGGGAGGCCTCGCGGAGCCCCGAGGCCGAGGTGCTGCTGCGGCTGTCCCGGGGCCTGCAGGGTCCCGGGGGGCTGCGGGACGGCCGGGATGGCCCCGACACCCCCCCGGGAGGACGGccccggcggcgggcggccAAAGt GGCACTGCTGTACCTCCAGGAGCTGGCGGAAGAGCTGACGTCTGTGTGccagcccccagctcccactgagGGCCCCCAGGAGCCCCAGCGTGTCCAGAGGAAGCGTCggaggaagaaggaggaggaggatgccAACAGCGATGACCCCACCCAGGACGCCGACTTTGTGCCCTCTAAGGATgtactgctgcaggcagaggaggaggaggaaagcgATGCAGCGCTCAGTGAGGAGTCTGAACTGGAGCCGCTCCGGGGGCACAGCGTGAGGACGTCGTCGGGAGGG AGATCCAAGCCCTTGTGCCGCGGTGTTGCTCCCAATGGCTTCCACAATTCCATCATGGCCCCGgtggagaagtgctccagcctcACCTACAGCCT GCGGGAGCAGGTGCACTCGCAGTGGGAATTCCCTGACTGGATCCCCTTGGCACACAACTGGATGCATCTGTCTGAAAG CGAAGCTGCCCCATACCTGCCGGTGGAGGAGAAGTCTCCGCTCTTCTGCGTCCAGCGGGAGGGCCTTGAGGATGGCGGCGCTTTATACAGATTGAACAG attcagctccctgcagccccacgaGGAGCGCCGGGACGCGGCCTTCTTTGTGGGTGGCCCCATCTGGGCCATGGAGTGGTGCCCGACGCCGGAGGGTGCAGCGGCCGCGCAGTACGTGGCTCTGTACTGCCACAGAACCATGGAGGAGACGCACAGCGTGGTGGGGCTGCACCGGGGCCCCgcgctgctgcagctctggggcctGGGCACGCTGCAGGAGGG ctctgctgacagagctgggctGGCGTACGCCATCGCTGCTGACCACGGCTGCGTCTGGGACATGAAGTTCTGCCCCAGCGGCGCTTGGGAGCCTCCTGGAGGCTCCTCAAAG CACCCGCGGATGAGCCGGCTCggcctcctggctgctgctttctcagaTGGCAGCGTGGTGCTGTACGCCCTCCCGCACCCTGGCGCGCTGCAGAGCTGCACGAGAACCCAGGTAAAAG ATGGGTCCCCCCCCAAGCACGTGATCTGCAAG GTGAGGCACACCACCGCACTGCACGTGGGTTCCATCCAGGCGGGGAGCGCGGCCGAGTGCGGGCAGTGCTTCAGCCTCTCCTGGATGCCCTCCCGGCCCCACCAGCACCTGGCGGCGGGGTTTTATGATG GCACGGTGGCCGTCTGGAACCTGCTGACCGCGTCCCCGCTGCAGCGCGTGTCCCACCCCGACGGCTCTCTCCAGCTGTACCCTTTCCAGTGCTTCCTGGCCCACGACCACGCCGTGCGGAGCATCGAGTGGTGCAAAGCCAACAG CAACTTCCTGGTCACGGTAGGGAACGACCGAAAGATCAAATTCTGGGACCTGCGACGCCTCTACGAACCCATCAACAGCATCAAGCGTTTCCTCAGCACTGAGGTGGCCTGGCTGCTGCCTTACAATGGTGTCACCGTGGCCCAGGACAACTGCTATGCCTC TTACGGTCTCTGTGGGATCCACTACATCGATGCTGGGTACCTGGGCTACAAGGCGTACTTTGTGGCTCCTCGCAAGGGGACCGTGTGG AGCATCTCGGGCTCGGACTGGCTGAACACGGTGGCCGCTGGGGACATCACAGGCGAGCTGGTGGCTGCCGTGCTGCCCGACCTGGCTGTTAACCCGCTCAATGTCAAGCGCTCCTCGGACCGCAGATTT CCGGTGTACAAAGCTgacctgctgccctgcagccctgcagtgccaggGAGCGGTGAGCCAGTGCTGCCCAGGACCCGGCACTACAGTGAGATGGTGGCCACAGCCTACGTGCGGTTCCGGGACACCGATCTG CGCAGCTTCAAGAACTTCCCCAGCCGTGAGCCCATGCGCCGCATgcacaaacaggaggggaaggcagagctgagcctTGACCGCCTGCAGCTGGAAGCCCTGCACAAG GTGCGTTTCAGCCCCAACCTGGAGGCGTGTGGCTGGCTGGTGTCGGGGGGACAGGCGGGCATCGTGCGCCTGCATTGCCTGGCggggctggcagctgctgtggaCCCGCAGCTGCTGCCGCAGAGCCGTGCCCGCTACAGCTCCCACCCCGGCCCTCCTGTGAGCCCCCCCTCCGAGTAA